One region of Cobetia sp. cqz5-12 genomic DNA includes:
- the pyrR gene encoding bifunctional pyr operon transcriptional regulator/uracil phosphoribosyltransferase PyrR, with the protein MHEEHEALPEVEALLEAMTEELELLFERRELDRERLIPVGIHTGGVWVAQALRERLGLEEPLATLDIGFWRDDFGHKGLPDGGQGSQLPDIENRDLLLVDDVLMSGRTVRAALNELFDYGRPRRVLLACLVELPGRELPVQPDALGANLALAPGKRIKLEGPDNLRLTLVDTGEVTA; encoded by the coding sequence ATGCACGAAGAACATGAGGCACTGCCAGAGGTCGAGGCACTGCTCGAGGCCATGACCGAGGAGCTCGAATTGCTGTTCGAGCGCCGTGAACTCGATCGTGAACGTCTGATTCCGGTCGGCATTCATACCGGCGGTGTCTGGGTCGCCCAGGCACTGCGTGAGCGGCTGGGACTTGAGGAGCCCCTCGCGACACTGGATATCGGCTTCTGGCGCGACGACTTCGGCCACAAGGGCCTGCCGGATGGCGGCCAGGGGTCACAGCTGCCGGATATCGAGAACCGCGATCTGCTGCTGGTGGACGACGTGCTGATGAGCGGGCGAACCGTGCGCGCGGCGCTCAATGAGCTGTTCGACTATGGCCGTCCGCGCCGCGTGCTGCTGGCCTGCCTGGTCGAGCTGCCGGGGCGTGAGCTGCCGGTGCAGCCGGACGCCCTGGGGGCCAACCTGGCGCTGGCGCCCGGCAAGCGTATCAAGCTGGAAGGTCCCGACAACCTGCGCCTGACACTGGTCGATACCGGCGAGGTGACGGCATGA
- the ruvX gene encoding Holliday junction resolvase RuvX, translating to MAERQVSRTALAFDFGTRRIGVAVGTEMLGTATPLVPLHVRDGIPDWNVVNRLIEEWQPDLFVVGLPLELDGSETLMCSRARKFGKRLYGRYGKPLEMWDERGSTKAAKGLARERGHRGNYRDDGVDGLAAQLILESWFASQRGEGDLVGY from the coding sequence ATGGCTGAGCGGCAAGTCAGCCGTACGGCGCTGGCGTTCGATTTCGGCACGCGCCGCATCGGTGTCGCGGTGGGCACCGAGATGCTCGGCACCGCGACGCCTCTGGTGCCGCTGCATGTGCGTGATGGCATACCGGACTGGAATGTCGTCAATCGCCTGATCGAGGAATGGCAGCCCGACCTGTTCGTGGTCGGCCTGCCGCTCGAGCTGGACGGCAGCGAGACACTGATGTGCAGCCGAGCCCGCAAGTTCGGCAAGCGCCTGTATGGCCGCTACGGCAAGCCGCTGGAAATGTGGGACGAGCGTGGCTCCACCAAGGCGGCCAAGGGCTTGGCGCGCGAGCGCGGCCACCGCGGCAATTATCGCGATGATGGCGTGGACGGCCTCGCCGCTCAGCTGATTCTCGAGAGCTGGTTTGCAAGCCAGCGAGGCGAGGGCGACCTTGTCGGTTACTGA
- the serA gene encoding phosphoglycerate dehydrogenase has product MAKTSLDKSKIKILLLEGVHQSAVDNFLNAGYTNIELLQTSLAEEELIEKIRDVHFIGIRSRTQLNERVISAAEKLTAIGCFCIGTNQVDLEAALKRGIPVFNAPYSNTRSVAELVLAEAIMLMRGVPEKSAKAHRGQWMKSAKNSHEVRGKTLGIVGYGSIGSQLSVLSESLGLDVIYYDAVTKLGMGNARQVASLEELLARADIVTLHVPEIPSTKWMMGKQQFALMKQNSVFINAARGTTVVIEDLAEALSSGKLLGAAIDVFPVEPKGNGEEFVSPLREFDNVILTPHVGGSTMEAQENIGVEVAEKLVTYSDNGTTIGSVNFPEVALPAHPEKHRLLHIHDNVPGVMSHINRVLSEEGINISGQYLQTNNTVGYVVIDVDKAYGKKALEALKTVDHTLRIRTLYSEADFEN; this is encoded by the coding sequence ATGGCCAAGACGTCCCTGGACAAGAGCAAGATCAAGATTCTATTGCTCGAGGGTGTCCACCAATCCGCCGTGGATAATTTCCTCAACGCGGGTTACACCAATATCGAGCTGCTTCAGACCTCGCTGGCCGAGGAAGAACTGATCGAGAAGATCCGCGATGTGCACTTCATCGGCATTCGTTCCCGTACTCAGCTCAACGAGCGCGTGATCTCCGCTGCCGAGAAGCTCACCGCCATCGGCTGCTTCTGCATCGGCACCAACCAGGTCGACCTGGAAGCCGCACTGAAGCGCGGTATCCCCGTGTTCAACGCGCCCTACTCCAACACTCGCTCGGTTGCCGAGCTGGTACTGGCCGAAGCCATCATGCTCATGCGCGGCGTGCCGGAGAAGAGCGCCAAGGCACATCGTGGCCAGTGGATGAAATCCGCCAAGAACAGCCATGAAGTCCGCGGCAAGACGCTGGGCATCGTGGGCTACGGCAGCATCGGTTCCCAGCTGTCCGTGCTCAGCGAATCCCTGGGCCTGGACGTCATCTACTACGATGCCGTCACCAAGCTCGGCATGGGCAATGCCCGTCAGGTGGCAAGCCTGGAAGAGCTGCTGGCGCGCGCTGATATCGTCACCCTGCATGTGCCGGAAATTCCCTCAACCAAGTGGATGATGGGCAAGCAGCAGTTCGCGCTGATGAAGCAGAACAGCGTCTTCATCAATGCGGCCCGCGGCACCACCGTCGTCATCGAAGACCTGGCCGAAGCCCTCTCCAGCGGCAAGCTGCTGGGCGCCGCCATCGACGTCTTCCCGGTAGAGCCGAAAGGCAACGGCGAAGAGTTCGTGTCTCCGCTGCGCGAGTTCGACAATGTCATCCTGACGCCGCACGTCGGTGGCTCCACCATGGAAGCCCAGGAAAACATCGGTGTCGAAGTCGCCGAGAAACTGGTGACCTACTCCGACAACGGCACCACCATCGGCTCGGTCAACTTCCCGGAAGTCGCCCTGCCGGCGCACCCGGAAAAGCACCGCCTGCTGCATATCCACGACAACGTCCCGGGCGTGATGTCTCACATCAACCGCGTACTGTCCGAGGAAGGCATCAACATTTCTGGCCAGTACCTGCAGACCAACAACACGGTCGGCTATGTGGTCATCGATGTCGACAAGGCCTACGGCAAGAAAGCGCTGGAAGCGCTCAAGACCGTCGACCATACCCTGCGTATCCGGACTCTCTACTCGGAAGCTGATTTCGAGAACTGA
- the xseB gene encoding exodeoxyribonuclease VII small subunit, whose product MAEKEVPQDFAATLARLEGLVTRLEAGDMSLEASLGAFEEGVSLAREAQQRLDSAELRLQALVEGPEGALTPTAFTAPDAAGSMAGEADEEKDW is encoded by the coding sequence ATGGCCGAAAAGGAAGTGCCACAGGATTTCGCCGCCACCCTGGCCCGTCTTGAAGGGTTGGTGACGCGGCTCGAGGCTGGCGACATGTCGCTGGAAGCGTCACTGGGCGCTTTTGAAGAGGGCGTGAGTCTGGCGCGCGAGGCGCAGCAGCGGCTCGATAGCGCCGAGTTGCGCCTGCAGGCATTGGTGGAAGGCCCGGAGGGGGCGCTGACGCCCACGGCGTTTACGGCGCCCGATGCCGCAGGCAGCATGGCGGGTGAAGCGGACGAGGAGAAGGACTGGTGA
- a CDS encoding aspartate carbamoyltransferase catalytic subunit: MNLFDLSLASADVRAASPAQVQLDEQGRLRHFLDIEGLPRSVLTEILDTADHFRGIGDAEVKKVPLLRGRTVANLFFENSTRTRATFELAAKRLSADVLNLDIKTSSAAKGESLMDTLVNLEAMQADAFVVRHGDSGAAHFIASQITPHVAIINAGDGRHAHPTQAMLDMLTIRRHKGEFANLRVAIVGDILHSRVARSQIQALNTLGAAEVRVVAPQTLLPIGVETLGCQVFTELAAGLKDVDVVIMLRLQKERMDGALLPSESEYYRRYGLTRESLAHAHPDAVVMHPGPINRGVEIESAVADGPRSLILDQVTNGIAVRMAVLSMAVSGQMKARAERRGERSRGAGA, from the coding sequence ATGAACCTGTTTGATCTCTCCCTGGCCAGTGCGGACGTGCGGGCTGCCTCGCCGGCACAGGTCCAGCTGGATGAGCAGGGCCGGCTACGCCACTTCCTGGATATCGAAGGCCTGCCGCGCAGCGTACTGACCGAGATACTCGACACCGCCGATCACTTCCGTGGCATCGGCGATGCCGAGGTCAAGAAGGTGCCGTTGCTGCGTGGGCGCACGGTGGCCAACCTGTTCTTCGAGAACTCGACCCGTACGCGTGCCACCTTCGAGCTGGCCGCCAAGCGTCTGTCGGCGGATGTGCTCAATCTGGACATCAAGACCTCGTCGGCCGCCAAGGGCGAGTCGCTGATGGATACCCTGGTCAATCTCGAGGCCATGCAGGCGGACGCCTTCGTGGTGCGTCATGGCGACTCAGGCGCAGCGCACTTCATCGCCAGCCAGATCACGCCGCATGTGGCGATCATCAATGCCGGCGACGGTCGTCATGCGCACCCGACCCAGGCGATGCTCGACATGCTGACCATCCGCCGCCACAAGGGCGAGTTCGCCAACCTGCGCGTCGCGATCGTCGGTGACATCCTGCATTCGCGCGTCGCTCGTTCGCAGATTCAGGCGCTCAATACGCTGGGCGCAGCGGAGGTGCGGGTGGTCGCGCCGCAGACGCTGCTGCCCATCGGGGTCGAGACGCTGGGCTGTCAGGTCTTCACTGAGCTGGCAGCAGGGCTGAAGGATGTCGATGTCGTCATCATGCTGCGCCTGCAGAAGGAGCGCATGGATGGCGCGCTGCTGCCCTCGGAATCGGAATACTACCGCCGCTATGGTCTGACCCGCGAAAGCCTGGCACACGCCCATCCTGACGCCGTGGTGATGCATCCGGGGCCGATCAACCGGGGTGTCGAGATCGAATCCGCCGTCGCGGATGGTCCGCGCTCGCTGATACTCGATCAAGTCACCAACGGTATCGCGGTGCGCATGGCGGTGCTGTCGATGGCGGTCTCCGGACAGATGAAGGCGCGCGCCGAGCGCAGGGGTGAACGTTCACGAGGAGCTGGCGCATGA
- a CDS encoding YqgE/AlgH family protein: MQSLRDYFLLAMPHLDDDNFSGSLSYLCDHDDKGTLGVIVNKPIKLTMRGLFEQLEIAADSCERLDEVVYYGGPVHKDRGFILHRGKASEWDSSLQVTDELALTTSLDILKAIAGNEGPDDFMVCLGCAGWEPDQLTNELKENSWLIVEGDSGILFDADSESRLEAAASKLGVDMTLMSREIGHG; this comes from the coding sequence ATGCAAAGTCTGCGAGACTATTTCCTGCTGGCGATGCCGCATCTCGATGATGACAATTTCTCCGGCTCGCTCAGTTACCTCTGTGATCATGATGACAAGGGCACCCTCGGTGTCATCGTCAACAAGCCGATCAAGCTGACCATGCGCGGTCTGTTCGAGCAGCTCGAGATCGCTGCTGACAGCTGTGAACGCCTCGATGAGGTGGTCTATTACGGCGGCCCCGTCCACAAGGACCGCGGCTTCATCCTGCATCGCGGCAAGGCCAGCGAGTGGGATTCCAGCCTGCAGGTCACCGACGAGCTGGCGCTGACCACCTCGTTGGACATCCTGAAGGCGATCGCCGGCAACGAAGGTCCTGATGACTTCATGGTCTGCCTCGGCTGCGCTGGCTGGGAGCCGGACCAGCTCACCAACGAGCTGAAGGAAAACAGCTGGCTGATCGTCGAAGGCGACAGCGGCATCCTCTTCGATGCCGACAGCGAGTCCCGTCTCGAGGCGGCTGCCAGCAAGCTGGGCGTCGACATGACGCTGATGTCGCGGGAGATCGGGCATGGCTGA
- a CDS encoding dihydroorotase: MKRSLINARVIDPTNGRNGQYDLHLDGGRLIAIGEAPADFSAEQHDDLAGKLVTPAFIDLGAHLRDPGPRYKGSLVSESAAALAGGYATILPRPDTSPVLDSASHIRTLLDRARDVAGVRLAPLGALTQGLEGDLLANMAALKSAGCVALTNLRQPIRDLGVLRRCLEYARTFDITVVFQAQEAALAGQGCAHEGAIASRLGLAGIPESAETVALTQWLLLIEQTGVRAHVSLLSSARAVELVRDAKARGLDISADVSMAQLHWTDEQLEGFNANFHLEPPLRSAVDRDALRAGVVDGTIDAIVSDHLPHEAAAKSAPFAVSEPGMTSLETMLPLGLALVEAELLSLPRLIETLTFSARRFGLKGGMLEVGEYCDLAVIDMEQEWRVSSETLVSAGHNTPLLGMLLKGRVEEVLLGDTGYV, translated from the coding sequence ATGAAACGCAGCCTGATCAATGCACGGGTTATCGACCCGACCAACGGCCGCAATGGCCAGTACGACCTTCACCTCGACGGCGGTCGTCTGATCGCGATCGGCGAAGCGCCGGCGGATTTCAGCGCCGAGCAGCACGATGACCTGGCGGGCAAGCTGGTCACGCCGGCCTTCATCGACCTTGGCGCGCACCTGCGCGACCCCGGCCCGCGCTACAAGGGCAGTCTGGTCAGTGAGTCGGCTGCCGCGCTGGCAGGTGGCTACGCGACCATCCTGCCGCGCCCCGACACCAGCCCGGTGCTCGACAGCGCCTCGCATATTCGTACGCTGCTGGACCGCGCGCGTGATGTGGCGGGGGTGCGTCTTGCGCCGCTGGGGGCACTGACGCAGGGGCTGGAAGGTGATCTGCTCGCCAATATGGCTGCGCTCAAATCCGCGGGCTGTGTGGCGCTGACCAACCTGCGCCAGCCGATACGCGATCTTGGCGTACTGCGCCGCTGTCTGGAGTACGCGCGGACCTTTGATATCACCGTCGTGTTCCAGGCCCAGGAGGCCGCCTTGGCCGGGCAGGGCTGCGCCCATGAGGGTGCCATTGCCTCACGTCTCGGATTGGCCGGTATTCCGGAGTCAGCCGAGACGGTGGCCCTGACCCAGTGGCTGCTGTTGATCGAGCAGACCGGCGTACGGGCGCATGTGTCACTGCTCTCCAGTGCACGGGCCGTCGAGCTGGTACGTGATGCCAAGGCCAGGGGGCTGGATATCAGCGCGGATGTGTCGATGGCGCAATTGCACTGGACCGATGAGCAGCTGGAAGGCTTCAACGCCAACTTTCATCTGGAGCCGCCACTGCGCAGCGCGGTAGACCGTGATGCGCTGCGTGCCGGTGTGGTCGATGGCACCATCGACGCCATCGTCAGTGACCATCTGCCCCATGAAGCCGCTGCCAAGAGCGCGCCCTTTGCAGTATCCGAGCCCGGCATGACCAGTCTGGAAACCATGCTGCCGCTGGGGCTGGCGCTGGTGGAGGCCGAGCTTCTGAGCCTGCCTCGCCTGATCGAGACATTGACGTTCAGTGCCAGACGCTTCGGACTCAAGGGCGGCATGCTGGAAGTGGGCGAATACTGTGATCTGGCGGTGATCGATATGGAACAGGAATGGCGTGTCTCAAGCGAGACGCTGGTCAGTGCCGGCCATAACACACCGCTGCTTGGCATGCTGTTGAAGGGCCGCGTTGAGGAAGTGCTGCTGGGCGATACCGGCTACGTCTAA
- a CDS encoding tautomerase family protein yields MPMIRAEFLTGKTQEQKRELVEALTRETARVLGVREQSVWVVLQEVEPENWAVAGTPLSER; encoded by the coding sequence ATGCCGATGATTCGTGCGGAATTTCTGACTGGCAAGACACAGGAACAGAAGCGGGAGCTGGTGGAGGCGTTGACTCGCGAGACGGCTCGCGTGCTGGGTGTGCGTGAGCAGTCCGTCTGGGTGGTGCTGCAGGAAGTGGAGCCGGAAAACTGGGCCGTCGCTGGCACGCCATTGTCAGAGCGCTGA
- the gshB gene encoding glutathione synthase produces the protein MTARKLKIGVVMDPMSSVAYKKDTTLAMLWAASQRGWSLHYLEQEDLYLENGRAMGRMRDLEVYHDPDNFYQLGEVVATPLAELDVILMRKDPPVDEHFLNAVHLLGFAEREGVLVVNPTTALQTCNEKLFAQQFPQCIPPTTVSANDKVLRAFHAEHGNVIFKPLDGMGGSGIFHVAEDGRNLGSVIEQLTLRGTRQIMAQRYVPEISAGDTRILLVDGEPVPFGLARIPSAGETRGNLAAGGRGESRELTDRDYWLVEQVKPVVKSLGLMFVGLDVIGDYITEINVTSPTCVREIDTQRGTDIAGLLMDAIEARLAAQPSA, from the coding sequence ATGACTGCTCGCAAGCTCAAGATCGGCGTGGTGATGGACCCGATGTCCAGCGTCGCCTACAAGAAGGACACCACTCTGGCCATGTTGTGGGCCGCCAGCCAGCGTGGCTGGTCGCTGCACTATCTCGAGCAGGAGGACCTCTATCTCGAGAATGGTCGCGCCATGGGCCGGATGCGTGATCTGGAGGTCTACCACGACCCGGACAACTTCTATCAGCTGGGGGAGGTCGTCGCGACTCCGCTGGCCGAGCTTGACGTGATCCTGATGCGCAAGGATCCGCCCGTCGACGAACACTTCCTGAATGCCGTTCACCTGCTGGGCTTTGCCGAGCGGGAAGGCGTGCTGGTGGTCAATCCGACGACCGCGCTGCAGACCTGCAACGAGAAGCTCTTCGCTCAGCAGTTCCCGCAGTGCATCCCGCCGACCACAGTATCGGCCAATGACAAGGTGCTGCGCGCCTTCCACGCCGAGCATGGCAACGTGATCTTCAAGCCGCTGGATGGCATGGGGGGCAGTGGCATCTTCCACGTCGCCGAGGATGGCCGCAATCTGGGCTCGGTGATCGAGCAGCTGACGCTGCGGGGCACCCGTCAGATCATGGCCCAGCGCTATGTGCCGGAAATCAGTGCCGGCGATACGCGCATTCTGCTGGTGGATGGCGAACCGGTACCGTTCGGCCTGGCACGCATTCCCAGCGCCGGCGAGACGCGCGGTAACCTGGCGGCTGGCGGACGTGGTGAATCGCGTGAGCTGACCGACCGCGATTACTGGCTGGTCGAACAGGTCAAGCCGGTGGTGAAATCATTGGGTCTGATGTTCGTCGGCCTGGACGTGATCGGCGACTACATCACCGAGATCAACGTCACCAGCCCGACCTGTGTGCGCGAGATCGACACCCAGCGCGGCACTGATATCGCCGGCCTGTTGATGGATGCCATCGAAGCGCGTCTGGCGGCGCAGCCGTCCGCCTGA
- a CDS encoding polyprenyl synthetase family protein, protein MSGGLNTQVTPTASQASELIRSGQARSEAVLEALLTPGSAAVSERLEDAMRYSVLGGGKRLRPVLLYAVGRALGCDEEAADRAALDAAAAALELVHAYSLVHDDLPAMDDDDLRRGRPTVHRAFDEATAILAGDALLTLSFEVMATTGHVRTPALVRTLAEASGRRGMVAGQALDLEAVGQFREVEALSRMHAYKTGALIRAAVRLGGLVAVDEQDSRLAALERYASAIGLAFQIQDDILDVTGDTATLGKTAGADAARDKPTYPSLLGLEGAQERAGQLLQEALDALAPLGEAAEPLAVLARYMIERDH, encoded by the coding sequence ATGTCAGGTGGATTGAATACGCAAGTCACGCCGACTGCATCGCAGGCCAGCGAGCTGATCCGCTCTGGACAGGCGCGCAGTGAGGCCGTGCTTGAGGCGTTGTTGACTCCCGGCAGTGCGGCGGTGAGTGAGCGTCTCGAGGACGCCATGCGCTACAGCGTGCTGGGTGGCGGCAAGCGTCTGCGCCCCGTGCTGCTGTATGCGGTGGGTCGTGCCCTTGGCTGCGATGAAGAGGCCGCTGACCGCGCTGCGCTGGACGCGGCAGCAGCGGCGCTCGAATTGGTGCATGCCTATTCGCTGGTCCATGATGACCTGCCGGCCATGGACGATGACGACCTGCGGCGCGGACGTCCCACCGTGCATCGCGCCTTCGATGAGGCGACCGCCATTCTCGCGGGCGATGCCCTGCTGACGCTCTCCTTCGAAGTGATGGCGACGACCGGGCATGTACGGACACCTGCCCTGGTGCGCACCCTGGCCGAGGCCTCCGGGCGGCGCGGGATGGTGGCCGGTCAGGCGCTGGATCTCGAGGCGGTCGGGCAGTTCCGCGAGGTAGAGGCGCTGTCACGCATGCATGCCTACAAGACCGGCGCGCTGATTCGCGCCGCGGTCCGTCTGGGCGGGTTGGTGGCAGTCGATGAGCAGGATTCGCGTCTTGCTGCCCTGGAGCGCTACGCTTCGGCTATCGGCCTGGCCTTCCAGATCCAGGATGACATCCTGGACGTGACGGGCGACACCGCAACGCTTGGCAAGACGGCCGGTGCTGACGCTGCGCGCGACAAGCCGACCTATCCCTCGCTGCTTGGACTCGAAGGTGCTCAAGAGCGAGCAGGTCAGCTACTGCAAGAGGCCCTGGATGCCCTGGCACCGTTGGGAGAGGCCGCAGAGCCACTCGCGGTGCTGGCGCGCTACATGATCGAGCGAGACCACTGA
- the secB gene encoding protein-export chaperone SecB, with protein sequence MAEEQNAQAAAGAEQAQDQLQFALQRIYVKDVSFEAPNSPAVFSQPFQPKVALELDTEHQQVGEELFEVSIKVTAQVTNGEDKTTAFLAEVEQAGLFRIAGLSAEQLDHTLGAFCPNVLFPYAREAIDNLVNRGSFPPLMLAPVNFEAMYAQRKQREAQGAAEATAH encoded by the coding sequence ATGGCTGAAGAACAGAACGCACAGGCAGCAGCAGGCGCAGAACAGGCTCAGGATCAGCTCCAGTTTGCCCTGCAGCGCATCTACGTGAAGGACGTGTCCTTCGAAGCCCCGAATTCTCCGGCGGTCTTCTCCCAGCCGTTCCAGCCGAAGGTCGCGCTGGAGCTGGATACCGAGCACCAGCAGGTCGGTGAGGAGCTGTTCGAAGTCTCCATCAAGGTCACCGCTCAGGTCACCAACGGCGAAGACAAGACCACTGCCTTCCTGGCGGAAGTCGAGCAGGCTGGCCTGTTCCGCATCGCTGGCCTGTCTGCCGAGCAGCTGGACCACACCCTTGGCGCCTTCTGCCCGAACGTGCTGTTCCCGTATGCGCGTGAAGCCATCGACAACCTGGTCAACCGTGGCAGCTTCCCTCCGCTGATGCTGGCCCCGGTCAACTTCGAGGCCATGTACGCGCAGCGCAAGCAGCGTGAAGCCCAGGGCGCCGCCGAGGCGACCGCTCACTGA
- a CDS encoding 16S rRNA (uracil(1498)-N(3))-methyltransferase has product MAIRLHCPDLDLNVSAGASFALPEGPARHLGLVLRAKVGSEAQLFDGRGQEVRVVLEEVTRKGVSVQVIEAVPNDREAPLAVHLGQAISKGDRMDYAIQKACEMGVAAITPLYTARGDVKLKGERADKKLAHWQGVAASACEQCGRSVVPVVHAPVAMTQWLAERDEPLRLILQPGGAEALNVAEAEGGVTRASLLIGPEGGFTQEEVAEAAAAGCEVLGLGPRILRTETAPVVALTLLQQRFGDLPR; this is encoded by the coding sequence ATGGCCATCCGTCTGCACTGCCCCGATCTTGATCTCAATGTCAGCGCCGGGGCGTCCTTCGCGCTCCCCGAGGGGCCTGCACGCCACCTCGGGCTGGTGCTGCGTGCCAAGGTCGGCAGTGAGGCGCAGCTGTTCGATGGCCGTGGCCAGGAGGTGCGCGTGGTGCTGGAGGAGGTGACCCGCAAGGGCGTCAGCGTACAGGTGATCGAGGCGGTGCCCAATGACCGCGAGGCGCCGCTGGCGGTGCATCTTGGGCAGGCGATCTCCAAGGGTGACCGCATGGATTACGCCATCCAGAAGGCCTGTGAGATGGGCGTGGCTGCCATCACGCCACTCTATACCGCGCGGGGCGACGTCAAGCTCAAGGGCGAGCGCGCCGACAAGAAGCTGGCGCACTGGCAGGGCGTGGCGGCCAGCGCCTGCGAGCAGTGCGGAAGAAGCGTCGTGCCGGTCGTGCATGCCCCGGTGGCGATGACGCAGTGGCTGGCCGAGCGTGATGAGCCGCTGCGCCTGATTCTGCAGCCGGGCGGTGCCGAGGCGCTGAACGTGGCCGAGGCCGAGGGCGGCGTGACCCGCGCCAGCCTGCTGATCGGCCCGGAAGGCGGCTTCACTCAGGAAGAGGTGGCAGAAGCGGCCGCCGCCGGTTGTGAAGTGCTTGGCCTGGGGCCGCGTATCCTGCGTACCGAGACGGCGCCGGTGGTGGCGCTGACCTTGCTGCAGCAGCGATTTGGTGACCTGCCGCGCTGA
- a CDS encoding energy transducer TonB — protein MAAPVEWWAGNHGVTDPITYVPVTRVHRRVVAWGAALAVHAVIGWWLLGSGLLTPPEVPPMPKPVMLDVTLVSQASATAVDSQVVAEQDQQASGSGREAAVQAGPANQAPPQPGEQSASEASEPAVAEAQATQELVLPERIPEVIATQQASSQQVTRSELLPDTPDNEQQASEQDVQRIQASGQSREVVGDTASRKAARASARARYINDWTGTVQAFGNQHYPAPAHLSGELRIRAVVLPSGQLEFAEVLQSSGHAELDQAALDTVYGAAPYAPFDESLKGMSQLTITRIWRFGPGNDSGAP, from the coding sequence ATGGCAGCACCCGTCGAATGGTGGGCAGGCAATCATGGCGTCACCGACCCGATCACCTATGTTCCGGTGACTCGGGTGCATCGCCGTGTGGTGGCATGGGGCGCGGCACTTGCCGTCCATGCCGTCATCGGCTGGTGGTTGCTGGGCAGCGGCCTGCTGACGCCGCCCGAGGTGCCACCCATGCCCAAGCCGGTGATGCTCGATGTGACGCTGGTCAGTCAGGCCAGCGCCACTGCCGTCGACTCGCAGGTGGTGGCCGAGCAGGACCAGCAGGCCAGTGGCAGCGGGCGCGAGGCGGCGGTGCAGGCTGGGCCAGCCAATCAGGCGCCACCGCAGCCGGGCGAGCAGAGTGCGTCCGAGGCCAGCGAGCCGGCCGTGGCGGAAGCCCAGGCCACGCAGGAGCTGGTACTGCCGGAGCGCATCCCCGAAGTCATCGCGACCCAGCAGGCGTCGTCACAGCAGGTGACGCGATCCGAACTGCTGCCGGATACGCCGGACAACGAACAGCAGGCCAGCGAGCAGGACGTTCAGCGAATCCAGGCCTCCGGCCAGTCGCGTGAGGTGGTGGGTGACACCGCCTCACGCAAGGCGGCGCGTGCCTCGGCCCGCGCACGCTATATCAATGACTGGACCGGCACGGTGCAAGCATTCGGCAACCAGCACTATCCGGCGCCTGCTCATCTGAGCGGCGAGCTGCGGATTCGCGCCGTCGTGCTGCCCAGCGGTCAGCTTGAGTTCGCGGAAGTGTTACAATCCTCGGGACATGCCGAACTCGACCAGGCGGCTCTGGACACGGTCTACGGCGCGGCTCCTTATGCGCCCTTTGATGAAAGTCTCAAGGGGATGAGCCAGCTGACCATCACCCGCATCTGGCGATTCGGCCCCGGCAACGATTCTGGCGCGCCCTGA